Proteins from a genomic interval of Desulfovibrio piger:
- a CDS encoding glycine zipper domain-containing protein — protein MKKLFAIILMAAFMATGVACTNMSPTQQGVASGAALGTLGGAGVAAISGGSVGWGALAGAGMGALAGGIVGNQQEKSRYHHRGW, from the coding sequence ATGAAAAAACTGTTTGCGATCATCTTGATGGCCGCCTTTATGGCGACGGGCGTCGCCTGCACCAATATGTCCCCCACCCAGCAGGGCGTGGCCAGCGGTGCCGCGCTGGGTACGCTGGGTGGTGCCGGCGTGGCCGCCATTTCCGGCGGTTCCGTGGGCTGGGGCGCTCTGGCTGGTGCCGGTATGGGTGCTCTGGCCGGTGGTATCGTAGGCAACCAGCAGGAAAAGAGCCGTTACCATCATCGCGGCTGGTAA
- the carA gene encoding glutamine-hydrolyzing carbamoyl-phosphate synthase small subunit, with product MKALLVLEDGFCLQGKSFTGDFETGGEVIFNTGMTGYQEVLTDPSYYGQMVCMTYPLIGNYGITAEDMESGRVHMRALLVKECCKEPSNWRSKESLPDFLKRWNVPGMEGLDTRALTRHLRINGAMRGIISTRDLDVESLRAKACALPSMEGQNLVPFVAAQKPYILTADGPKDAQFDANGAYAWQGTGIPLLVYDFGVKWNILRLLAEVGFEPLAVPPSFTPDQARASGAKGVFLSNGPGDPATLKDEIAIIRELVKEFPVTGICLGHQLIGHALGGTTAKLKFGHHGCNHPVKDLGTGRIEISSQNHGFHVVLDGLDDVEATHINLNDQTLEGLRHKTLPIMSVQYHPEAAAGPHDGRYLFERFHEMMKAALA from the coding sequence ATGAAAGCATTACTGGTACTTGAAGACGGTTTCTGCCTTCAGGGCAAATCCTTTACCGGCGATTTCGAAACCGGTGGGGAAGTGATTTTCAATACAGGCATGACCGGCTATCAGGAAGTGCTCACCGACCCCTCCTATTACGGGCAGATGGTGTGCATGACCTATCCGCTCATCGGCAACTACGGCATCACCGCCGAAGACATGGAATCCGGCCGCGTGCACATGCGCGCCCTGCTGGTCAAGGAATGCTGCAAGGAGCCCTCCAACTGGCGTTCCAAGGAATCCCTGCCGGACTTCCTCAAGCGCTGGAACGTGCCCGGCATGGAAGGCCTGGACACCCGCGCCCTGACGCGCCACCTGCGCATCAACGGCGCCATGCGCGGCATCATCTCCACCCGTGATCTGGATGTGGAGAGCCTGCGCGCCAAGGCCTGCGCCCTGCCCAGCATGGAAGGCCAGAACCTGGTGCCCTTCGTGGCCGCCCAGAAGCCTTACATCCTCACGGCCGACGGCCCCAAGGACGCCCAGTTCGACGCCAACGGCGCCTATGCCTGGCAGGGCACGGGCATCCCGCTGCTGGTCTATGACTTCGGCGTGAAATGGAACATCCTGCGCCTGCTGGCCGAAGTGGGCTTCGAGCCCCTGGCCGTGCCGCCTTCCTTCACGCCGGATCAGGCCCGCGCCAGCGGTGCCAAGGGCGTGTTCCTGTCCAACGGCCCCGGCGACCCCGCCACCCTGAAGGACGAGATCGCCATCATCCGCGAACTGGTGAAGGAATTCCCCGTGACCGGCATCTGCCTGGGCCATCAGCTCATCGGCCACGCCCTGGGCGGCACCACGGCCAAGCTGAAGTTCGGCCACCACGGCTGCAACCATCCGGTCAAGGATCTGGGCACGGGCCGCATCGAGATCTCGTCCCAGAACCACGGCTTCCATGTGGTGCTGGACGGCCTGGACGATGTGGAAGCCACCCACATCAACCTCAACGACCAGACCCTGGAAGGCCTGCGTCACAAGACCCTGCCCATCATGAGCGTGCAGTATCATCCCGAAGCGGCCGCCGGTCCCCACGACGGGCGTTACCTCTTCGAACGCTTCCATGAGATGATGAAGGCCGCTCTGGCCTAA
- a CDS encoding UbiX family flavin prenyltransferase yields MKRIIVGVSGASGMPLALCLLRHLAALPDVESHLILSPGAHAVLEAECGLAPSALHALADVSHDAACLGAAPASGSWQHDGMVVCPCSMSSLASIATGAGTNLLHRAADVTLKERRPLILVPRESPLSRIHLRNMLWASEAGAVIMPFMPAFYSGEDTLEGLMGQFCGRIFDQLGLSHQLCRRWQGPSDERC; encoded by the coding sequence ATGAAACGAATCATCGTAGGCGTCAGCGGTGCCAGCGGCATGCCCCTGGCCCTGTGTCTGCTGCGCCATCTGGCTGCCCTGCCCGACGTGGAAAGCCACCTCATCCTTTCCCCCGGGGCCCATGCCGTGCTGGAAGCGGAATGCGGCCTTGCCCCGTCCGCCCTGCATGCCCTGGCCGACGTCAGCCATGATGCGGCCTGTCTGGGAGCCGCCCCGGCCAGCGGCTCCTGGCAGCACGACGGCATGGTGGTCTGCCCCTGCTCCATGAGCAGCCTGGCCAGCATCGCCACCGGTGCCGGAACCAACCTGCTGCACCGCGCCGCCGACGTGACCCTCAAAGAGCGCCGCCCCCTGATCCTCGTCCCCCGGGAAAGCCCCCTGAGCCGCATCCATCTGCGCAACATGCTCTGGGCCAGTGAGGCCGGAGCCGTCATCATGCCCTTCATGCCCGCCTTCTACAGCGGGGAGGATACCCTCGAAGGGCTCATGGGCCAGTTCTGCGGCCGCATCTTCGATCAGCTGGGGTTGTCCCACCAGTTGTGCCGCCGCTGGCAGGGTCCTTCGGATGAGAGGTGCTGA